The Deinococcus hopiensis KR-140 sequence CGCGAAGTGATCTTTCCCAAGGACAACGAGCCGAACCTTCAGGACGTGCCCGAGAGCATCCGCGGTGACCTGCGCACGCACGCGGTGGAGCGTGTGGGCCAGGTGCTGGACCTGCTCCTGCTGCCCGCGCCGCAGCCTGCGCCCACGCCCATTCCGCCCAGCCAGGGCCGGGACGTGACGCAACCGGGAGCGTAAGGAAGCCCTCAACGGTCAGCTTTTGGCCCTCCGAAAGAACGCCTCCGGGAGACTGGGGGCGTTTTTCGCGCGGTGGATGTCGCGCCATTTTCCCCCATGCCCATTCAGGTTTGCTCGCCGGGCCCGGTCAAAAAGAAGTCCGCACCTGACCCACACGCTCTCACCGGACCGCTCCCCAACGGAACGCACCCCCTTCTACCGCTTTCTCCGCGCGCTGACTGCCGCGGAGTGGGACGAGGCCAAGCTGGAGGAATGGCAGCGCGGCAAAGCGGCAAACTCCTGGACGCGGTCGCCGGGGCATTTTCAGGAGCGGAAGGGACGCCAGGAAGACGGAAAGACACCGCAACTTCTGGGAGGTCCTTTGGCTCGAGCTGGCGGCTGGGCGCCCCTCAATCCCGCGCGTCGGCCGCCTTGCGCAGGGGCAGGTACTTGGGCACCCATTGGCGGCGGCGCACGAAGGCTTCGAGCTCGGCGTCGGTCAGGTTGCGGATGCGGCGCTCGGCACAGACACCCTCGTTGATCGCCTGCCGGGCCACCCGCACGGCCACCCTGAGGCTGATCTCACGGATGGCGCTGACGGGTGGGTACACGCGCTCGCCGTACTGCGCCGTCTCGTCAGCCAGGGTCTGCGCCGCTTCCATCACCATGCCGTCGGTGATCTCACGGGCGCGGCTGATGACGGCTCCAAAACCCAGACCGGGGAAGATAAAGGCGTTGTTGCCCTGGCCGACGGGGTAGCGCTCGCCGCCGTATTCCACATCTGCGAAGGGACTGCCGCTCGCGACAATCGCCGCCCCGTGGGTCCAGCGCACGAGATCGGCGGGCTGCGCCTCCACGTTGCTCGTCGGGTTGGAGAGGGGAAAGACGATGGGCCGCGCCGTATTCACCAGCATCGCCTCGACGGTGGGCTGACGGAAGAGGCCGGGCACGCCGGTCAGGCCCAGGAGAGAGGTGGCGCGGGCATTCACCACCACCTCGTGAAGGGTGGGCCACTCGCCCGCCACCTCCCAGCCCGCCACGTCCTGGGGGGAGCGGGCGAACGAAAGCTGGAACGCCTCCAGCCCCGGCTGCCCGTGCATCAGCAGGCCGTGACGGTCCACCACAAAGATGCGGGCGTTCGCGTCCGCGTAACTCAGGCCCGCGCGCATGAGCCCCTGGCGGATCGCCATCGCCACGCCCAAGCCGCCCGCGCCCGCGCCCACCACCACGAACACCTGATCGGTCAGGCGCTCACCCTTCAGGCGACTGGCCGAGATCACGCCTGCCAGTGCCATCGCGCCCGTGCCCTGAATGTCGTCGTTGAACGAGGGGACCACCTTGCGGTAGCGCTCCAGCACCCGGAAAGCCGTGCCGCGCGCAAAGTCCTCCCACTGGATGATCGCCTTGGGGTAACGGGCGGCGACGCCCTCCACGAAACGGTCCAGAAATTCGTCGTATTCGGATCCCGTCAGGCGCTTGTGGTGAACGCCGAGGTACAGCGGATCGTCGATGAGGTCCTGGCGGTCCGTGCCCACGTCCAGTTCGACGGGCAAGGTCTTGTCCGGCCCCACACCCCCAGCTGCCGTATAGAGGCTCAGTTTGCCGATTGAAATCGCCATCCCCCCGAAGCCCTGGTCCCCGATGCCCAGGATGGCGCTCGAATCTGTCGCCACGATCATCCGCACGTCGTTGAGGGGCACGTTCCCCAGCAAGTCCTCTACCCGGCCGATGTCTTCGGTACTGACCGCGAAGCCGCGCGGATAGCGGTAGATGTGCGAAAAGACGCGCACCGCCTCGCCCACGGTGGGGGTGTAGAGGATGGGCAGCATTTCCTCCAGATGATCGGCCAAGATCGCGTAGAACAGCACCTCGTTGCGGTCTTGCAGGGCGCGCAGGTACTCGTGCCGACCGAGGTCCGTGGTCTGTTCGAGGTAGCGCAGGTAGGTGCGGTCCTTTTGCTCCTCCAGCGTGCTGGTGTGCGGCGGGACCAGGCCCTCGATGCCCAGCGCGAGACGCTCCTCACGGGTAAAGGCGGTGGTCTTGTTCAGCAGTGGGATGTGCAGCAGCGAGAAGCCGGTCACGTTCACGTCGAGGAAACGGTGGCCGTCCTCGCCGCGCCGAACGTCGTAGTAGCGGGAGACGCGGGGTGAAACGGGCATGGTCCGGGCAGTTTATCCCGGCCAGGCTGCCACCCCACCGCGCACACAACGCACGAAAAGCACGGCTGGCCCAAACGGCCGGGGCTCAGCCGCCCGGCCGCTCCCCCCAGCGCTCCCGCAGCCGCTCGAAGCCCGCGTCGATCTTTGCCTGTGGGAGCGCCATCTGCCCGGTGCTGCCGTGCCCAATCTCATCGCCCAGCTCGGACACGGCGCGCATGGCGCATACCACCCGGCGGCCCTCCATCCGCTCGAAGGTGGCGGTAACGGTGACGGTCATGCCGGGCAGGGCCGAGGCGGTGTGGGTGACCTGCACCTCGGTGCCGATACCGCCCTCACCGTCTTCGAGAAAGGGCAGGATGATCTTGCGGCCCGCTTCCTCGAAGTGACGGGCCATCCAGTACGTGGCGTACACAGGATGTACCGCGCCGAGTTCGCCAAACTCCACGGTCATCTCGCCCGTCACGGTCACGGTAAGGGTCTGCGTAAAGCCTTCGGGGATGGAGCGCATACAGACAGGCTACGGCCGCGAGCGTGAAGAAAAGGCGGGGGTCTGTCCAGCATGAAGGGCCGGAGGGCGCCCCTACACTGCCGCTATGAAGCTCAAGCTCGCGGACCTGTTTCCTCTGATCCGGGAGGCGGCGGTGGCCTTCGGCCAAGACAAAGCGCCTCGGTTGGCGGCGGCCATCGCGTACTACGCCCTGTTTTCCATCGCGCCCCTCTTGCTGTTCGCCGTGGCGGTGGCCGGGTTTTTCCTGACGGACCAGACGGTCATCAACAACCTCTTCGGCCCCGGGGGCATCGTCCGGGAAAACCTGGGCGAGAAGGGGGCGGCCTTCTTGCAGGACATGATCAAGTCCGGTTCGCTGAACAAGGGCTCGGTGGTCGCCACCGTCGTCGGCTTCGTGACGCTGTTCATGGGCGCGACGGGACTCTTCGTGCAACTTCAGGACGCGCTGAACAGCCTGTGGGGTGCAGAACCCGCTCCGCGCCAGGGCGTGGGGCAGATGGTCCACACCCGCATCGTGTCCTTTTTAATGGTGATTGGCATCGGGCTGATCCTGATCGCGTTTCTGGGCCTGAACACCTACCTCTCGGTGTTCGCGCAGCATCTGGGGGACACCATTGGGGCGGGCGCCTTTTTCGTGCGGCTGGGCACGGCCGCCCTGTCGGTCCTGCTGCTGACTCCCGTATTTGCCCTGATCTACAAGTTCCTGCCCTCGGTCAAGCTCCAGTGGCAGGAGGTCTGGGTGGGCGGAGCCGTCACTGCCATGCTGTTCACGCTGGGGCAGCTTGCCATTGGCGTGTACCTGGGCCGCACCGCGCCAGGCAGTGTGTTCGGGGCCGCCGCATCGCTGGTCGCGCTGATGCTCTGGATCTACTACAGCGGCATGATCTTTTTCTTCGGGGCAGAAGTGACGTGGGTGTACTCGCAGAAGTTCGGTACGCACGCGGGCGGGGCCGTGAATGCGGCCAAGAAGGAAGCGCTGGCGGCCCGTGGACTGGGAATCGATCCCACCCCCAGCGGACAGGAGGTGGCGGCTCAGGCCCAGGCGGGACCGCAGGACATGGGACCAGACGCCCGCCGACGCCTGGGCTTGCCGAGACGGCGCGGCGCCCCAACTTCAGCCCCTGGTTTTCAGGTCCGGGCCTACAGCCCCGGGGAAACGGTGCCGGGTGTGGGCGCGGCCCTGTGGAACGCCCTCACGGCCATCCTCGCTGTGCCCGCCGTACTCGCGCTGCGGCTGCTGGGCTGGAAGGGCACGCGGTACGTGCGGCGCAAATAGTCCAACGGAAAGTGGCGGCGCAGATGCTCACTGCGCCGCCACTTTCCGTTGGGGCGCTCCCCCGCCAATCCCTGCCGCTCCACTTCCCGCCTCACGTGGGCCAGGACGGCCGCTTCCTGTTCCTCGGGAGACGCGCTGGTCAGGAGGGTGACGGCCCAGCCTTTCTCACGCACCATTTCCGCGAGGTGCAGGTGGGCCTGGATGAGGCGTGGGCGCCGACCTCGGGCACAGAGAGGGCCGCCGCTCCAGGGTCAGGAAGACGTTGCCCCGGTTCTCCCCGATGTACCTGTGCACGCCACGTGCGGGGGCGCACGTCAAGACCAGTCGCGCCGTCAGGTGGCCAGCCGCACCACCGCCGGTGGGTACCCGGCTCCATTCCCGGCAGCGACGGGACAAGCGTCCAGAAGTGGCGCACAGCCATGTCCAGCTCGCGGCGCAATTCTCCGGGAGGGGTGGATGCCTCCGGCTGAATTTTGACCGCCCCGTTCCGGTCCCAAAGCAGCAGTGGACGCCCCCCGGGCAGCTGGGCAGTGTCGAGAAACAGGTTCAGGCCGGGCAGTTGATCAGGGCCGGTTTGCAGCAGGGCCGTGTTCATACGGCCGCAAGACAGGACGCCAGGGCGGACCACCGAACGGAGCTGGGGGACAGCCATGCGGGCCCCCGGGCGCGAAACGCCTCGGCGTGTTCGGGCTCCAAACCGGCGTGCAGCTCGGGAGCATGCGTCAACGTGCGGACTTCTTTTTGACCGAGCAGGGCGAGCGAACTTGAATGCGCATTGGGGAAAATGGCGCCACGCGAACTTCGGTGCTGGGTCACGCCGTGAAGCGCGGCGCAGGGCGTGAAGGCTGGACCCTCACACCGGCAGCATCAGGCAGATGGGGTGGAGGGTGGGCGTAGGAGCTGAGTTGTGCACCGCCAGAAAGCCTCACCTCCGGTTGGAGCAGGGCAGCACTCCACCCGTCTGACCTTCCCTACACCTGCGGCACTGGATACGGCAGGGTGCCCTCGTAGATTGCCCGGCCCACGATGGCCCCCTGAATGCCTTCCTCGGCCAGCAGGCGCACATCCTCCACGTTCGCCACACCGCCGCCCACAATCAGGGTGCTGGTCCAGAGTTGCCGCACCTGCCGCATGAGCTCACGGTCCAGGCCCTTCAGGGTGCCGTCACGCGTTACGTCTGTGAAGATCAGGGTTTCCAGGCCCACCTCCGCCAGCAGGGGCGTGAGGTCCGCCACCGCAAGGCCACTTCCCTCGGCCCAGCCGTGGATCGCCACCTCAAGTCCCCGCGCGTCCAGGCTGACCACCACGCGTTCGGGGCCGTGGGCGCCGATAAGGTCCCGGACCAGTTCGGGATTCTTGACGGCGGCGGTGCCGATCACCACGCGCGACACGCCCGCTTCCAGGAGCACCTCGGCGGCGGCGCGGTCCCGGATGCCGCCGCCCACCTCCACAGGCACCCCAAGCTCGGCGGTCATCCGGTGAATCACGGCGCGGTTCTCGCCCCGGCCGGTGGCGGCGTCGAGGTCTACCAGATGCACCATTGCGGCCCCGAGGCCCACCCAGTGGCGGGCAGCGTCCAGGGGTGACTCGAAGTACACCGTCTCGCGGTCCGGGTCTCCCTCGTACAGGCGCACGGCGCGGCCCGACTGGATGTCCACGCAGGGAATGACGAGGGGCGGCGCAGGAAGGCGGGAAGCGGTCATGCGGTTCAGGATAGCGGCCCTGACCCGGCATTCCGGGGGGTAGACTCAGGCAACGTGCGAATCGGGATCGTGACCGCCACCTACCTGCCCTCCCGCAACGGGGTGGCGACGAGTACGGCCCTGTACGCGCGGGGTCTGCGGGCACTCGGCCACGAGGTCCGCATCTTCGCCCCCCGTCACCCCCAGGTCACTGGACGCGAGGAGGGCGTGTACCGCCTGAACTCCTCGTTTGCGGGCGCAAGGGCGCTGGGTGCTCCCGCCGACTACCCGGTGATGCTCGCACCGGGGCCGCTGCTCACCTCACGGTTGCCGCTGCGTGATTTGGACGTGCTTCACACCATGCACCCCTTCCTGGCCGGGCAACTGGCCCTGAAGTGGGGGCGGCTGGTGGGTGCGCCCGTGGTCTACACCGCCCACACGCAATATGACCAGTACCTGCACTACGCCCCCATGCCCAAGCGGGTGGGCCGCGCAATGCTGCGCCCGCACGTGGTGGCCTTCGCCCGGCGGGTGGACACGGTGCTGGCCCCCGGGCAGGCCATGGTGGACATGCTGCGCGAGTACGGCTTCCGGGGCGAGGTGACCCTCTTTCCCAATCCGGTGGACCTCACGGCCTTCCGGGAAGCGCGGGGAGAAGACTTCCGGCAGGAGTTCCATATTCCTGCGGACGTGCCCCTCGTCATGTACCTGGGCCGCTTGGCTCCAGAGAAGAACCTGGACGTGATGATCCGCGCCTTTGACCAGGCCCGCGCCTCTCGCCCGGACCTGCGGCTCCTCGTGGTGGGAGACGGTCCCAGCCGCGCCTCCGCGCAGGCGAGCGCCCCCGAGGGCATTACCTTCACCGGACCCGTGCCTTACGCCCGCGTGCCGGAGGCCCTCGCCGCCGCCGACGCCTTCCTGACCGCCAGCACCTCCGAAGTGCTGCCCATGAGCATGATTGAGGCACTGGCGGCGGGCGCACCCCTCGTCGCCGCCCGCAGCCCCGCCGCCCTGGACCTGATCACGGAAGGCGTGAACGGCACCGTGCGCGGCGCCACCCCACACGACCTGGCGGCTGGGTTGCTGGACACCCTGGACCCAGCCCG is a genomic window containing:
- a CDS encoding NAD-dependent malic enzyme, coding for MPVSPRVSRYYDVRRGEDGHRFLDVNVTGFSLLHIPLLNKTTAFTREERLALGIEGLVPPHTSTLEEQKDRTYLRYLEQTTDLGRHEYLRALQDRNEVLFYAILADHLEEMLPILYTPTVGEAVRVFSHIYRYPRGFAVSTEDIGRVEDLLGNVPLNDVRMIVATDSSAILGIGDQGFGGMAISIGKLSLYTAAGGVGPDKTLPVELDVGTDRQDLIDDPLYLGVHHKRLTGSEYDEFLDRFVEGVAARYPKAIIQWEDFARGTAFRVLERYRKVVPSFNDDIQGTGAMALAGVISASRLKGERLTDQVFVVVGAGAGGLGVAMAIRQGLMRAGLSYADANARIFVVDRHGLLMHGQPGLEAFQLSFARSPQDVAGWEVAGEWPTLHEVVVNARATSLLGLTGVPGLFRQPTVEAMLVNTARPIVFPLSNPTSNVEAQPADLVRWTHGAAIVASGSPFADVEYGGERYPVGQGNNAFIFPGLGFGAVISRAREITDGMVMEAAQTLADETAQYGERVYPPVSAIREISLRVAVRVARQAINEGVCAERRIRNLTDAELEAFVRRRQWVPKYLPLRKAADARD
- a CDS encoding thioesterase family protein, which gives rise to MRSIPEGFTQTLTVTVTGEMTVEFGELGAVHPVYATYWMARHFEEAGRKIILPFLEDGEGGIGTEVQVTHTASALPGMTVTVTATFERMEGRRVVCAMRAVSELGDEIGHGSTGQMALPQAKIDAGFERLRERWGERPGG
- a CDS encoding YihY/virulence factor BrkB family protein; the protein is MKLKLADLFPLIREAAVAFGQDKAPRLAAAIAYYALFSIAPLLLFAVAVAGFFLTDQTVINNLFGPGGIVRENLGEKGAAFLQDMIKSGSLNKGSVVATVVGFVTLFMGATGLFVQLQDALNSLWGAEPAPRQGVGQMVHTRIVSFLMVIGIGLILIAFLGLNTYLSVFAQHLGDTIGAGAFFVRLGTAALSVLLLTPVFALIYKFLPSVKLQWQEVWVGGAVTAMLFTLGQLAIGVYLGRTAPGSVFGAAASLVALMLWIYYSGMIFFFGAEVTWVYSQKFGTHAGGAVNAAKKEALAARGLGIDPTPSGQEVAAQAQAGPQDMGPDARRRLGLPRRRGAPTSAPGFQVRAYSPGETVPGVGAALWNALTAILAVPAVLALRLLGWKGTRYVRRK
- the hisA gene encoding 1-(5-phosphoribosyl)-5-[(5-phosphoribosylamino)methylideneamino]imidazole-4-carboxamide isomerase, which encodes MTASRLPAPPLVIPCVDIQSGRAVRLYEGDPDRETVYFESPLDAARHWVGLGAAMVHLVDLDAATGRGENRAVIHRMTAELGVPVEVGGGIRDRAAAEVLLEAGVSRVVIGTAAVKNPELVRDLIGAHGPERVVVSLDARGLEVAIHGWAEGSGLAVADLTPLLAEVGLETLIFTDVTRDGTLKGLDRELMRQVRQLWTSTLIVGGGVANVEDVRLLAEEGIQGAIVGRAIYEGTLPYPVPQV
- a CDS encoding glycosyltransferase family 4 protein, whose product is MRIGIVTATYLPSRNGVATSTALYARGLRALGHEVRIFAPRHPQVTGREEGVYRLNSSFAGARALGAPADYPVMLAPGPLLTSRLPLRDLDVLHTMHPFLAGQLALKWGRLVGAPVVYTAHTQYDQYLHYAPMPKRVGRAMLRPHVVAFARRVDTVLAPGQAMVDMLREYGFRGEVTLFPNPVDLTAFREARGEDFRQEFHIPADVPLVMYLGRLAPEKNLDVMIRAFDQARASRPDLRLLVVGDGPSRASAQASAPEGITFTGPVPYARVPEALAAADAFLTASTSEVLPMSMIEALAAGAPLVAARSPAALDLITEGVNGTVRGATPHDLAAGLLDTLDPARLPGLQVGARASAGQYALGTRASALEAVYRGTLARVRSR